A genomic window from Helicobacter pylori includes:
- the proS gene encoding proline--tRNA ligase has translation MLFSKLFAPTLKEPPKDAVLKSHKHLAQAGYIYQIGSGIYNFLPLAKKVLDKIENITHKRMQEHGAQNILMSFVVLASLWEKSGRLDKYGKELLVFKDRKDNDFVLSPTLEENITEIAANFIKSYKQLPVHLYQIHTKFRDEIRPRFGLVRAREFIMKDGYSFHEDAESLDKEFLNTQSAYKEILSDLGLDFRIVEADSGAIGGNKSKEFVVLTECGEDTIVVCQNCDYAANIEIAQRSKRPEPLNIPKAQLAKFPTPNTTSAQSVAEFFKTEPYFVLKAVVKKVIHKDKETLACFFTRGDDNLEETKALNALNALGANALELKEASQEDLNQAGLVAGFIGPYGLRKHVSYIIFDKDLEEGDCLIAGANEKDFHAVGVDLKGFENLIYADIIQVKESDCCPNCQGALKYHKSLEVGHIFKLGQGYAKSLKASFLDKNGKEQFFEMGCYGIGISRLLSAILEQKSDDLGCVWTKNTAPFDVVIVVSNLKDEAQKKLAFEVYERLLQKGVDVLLDDRDARFGAKMRDFELIGERLALIVGKQTLESREFECIKRANLEKQTLKDTELEEKILEILESE, from the coding sequence ATGCTATTTTCAAAACTCTTTGCCCCCACTCTCAAAGAACCCCCTAAAGATGCCGTGCTAAAAAGCCATAAGCACCTAGCTCAAGCAGGATACATTTATCAAATAGGCAGCGGGATCTATAATTTTTTGCCTTTGGCTAAAAAAGTGTTGGATAAAATAGAAAATATCACACACAAACGCATGCAAGAGCATGGGGCGCAAAATATTTTAATGAGTTTTGTAGTTTTAGCGAGTTTGTGGGAAAAATCAGGCCGTTTGGATAAATATGGTAAAGAATTGTTGGTCTTTAAAGACCGAAAGGACAACGATTTTGTTTTAAGCCCCACTTTAGAAGAAAATATTACCGAGATTGCCGCTAATTTCATTAAAAGCTACAAGCAATTGCCCGTGCACCTCTATCAAATCCACACGAAATTCCGTGATGAAATCCGCCCACGATTCGGGCTAGTGAGAGCGAGAGAATTTATCATGAAAGATGGTTATAGCTTTCATGAAGACGCTGAGAGCTTGGATAAGGAATTTTTAAACACGCAAAGCGCTTATAAAGAAATTTTAAGCGATTTGGGTTTGGATTTTCGCATTGTGGAAGCGGATAGCGGGGCGATTGGGGGGAATAAGAGTAAGGAGTTTGTCGTTCTAACAGAATGTGGGGAAGACACGATTGTGGTGTGTCAAAATTGCGATTATGCAGCCAATATTGAAATCGCTCAACGCTCTAAAAGACCTGAGCCTTTAAATATCCCCAAAGCGCAATTAGCGAAATTCCCTACCCCCAATACCACAAGTGCACAGAGCGTGGCGGAGTTTTTTAAAACAGAGCCTTATTTTGTCTTAAAAGCGGTTGTTAAAAAAGTGATCCATAAAGATAAAGAAACGCTAGCGTGCTTTTTTACTAGGGGCGATGATAATTTAGAAGAGACTAAAGCCTTGAACGCTTTGAATGCTTTAGGGGCGAACGCTTTAGAATTAAAAGAAGCCAGTCAAGAAGATTTGAATCAAGCAGGGTTAGTGGCAGGCTTTATTGGGCCTTATGGCTTGAGAAAGCATGTTTCTTATATTATTTTTGACAAAGATTTAGAAGAGGGCGATTGTTTGATAGCCGGGGCCAATGAAAAGGATTTTCATGCGGTGGGCGTGGATTTAAAAGGGTTTGAAAACCTTATTTATGCGGATATTATCCAGGTTAAAGAGAGCGATTGTTGCCCTAATTGTCAAGGAGCGTTGAAATACCATAAAAGTTTGGAAGTGGGGCATATTTTTAAACTCGGTCAAGGCTATGCTAAAAGCTTGAAGGCTAGTTTTTTGGATAAGAATGGTAAGGAGCAATTTTTTGAAATGGGGTGCTATGGGATAGGCATTAGCCGGTTGCTCAGCGCGATTTTAGAGCAAAAAAGCGATGATTTAGGCTGTGTATGGACGAAAAATACCGCCCCTTTTGATGTGGTGATCGTGGTTTCTAACCTAAAAGATGAAGCGCAAAAAAAACTCGCTTTTGAAGTGTATGAAAGGCTGCTTCAAAAAGGCGTTGATGTGTTGTTAGACGACAGAGACGCACGTTTTGGAGCAAAGATGAGGGATTTTGAATTGATTGGGGAAAGATTGGCGCTGATTGTTGGGAAGCAAACTTTAGAGAGTAGGGAATTTGAATGCATCAAGCGCGCTAATTTAGAAAAACAAACGCTTAAAGATACAGAGTTAGAAGAAAAAATTTTAGAAATATTAGAGAGCGAATAA
- the hemA gene encoding glutamyl-tRNA reductase, whose translation MELETTKYFTLAFTHKSMSLEMREKLAINSPATLKEFLQTIKNHCPNIKECMVLSTCNRFEIYASLKHNAHANEQKNALLKILAHNKKMSVSDLEKCVLMNTNESAVHHVFSVCSSLDSLVVGETQITGQMKNAYKFAFEEKFCSKDLTRLLHFAFKCAAKVRNLTGISKQGVSISSVAVKEALSIFEKEKIKDKKALVIGLGEMSQLVIKHLLNKQFEVLVLGRNAAKFEDFVKELEEPKKVGFQNIENLNAHINAYELLFCATSSPNFIVQNSMVKETIFRRFWFDLAVPRNIEKPIFNNIFLYSVDDLEPMVRENVENRQESRTKAYEIVGLATMEFYQWIQSLEVEPLIKDLRELARISAQKELQKALKKRYVPKEYESNIEKILHNAFNTFLHHPTIALKKNAQKEESDVLVGAIKNLFNLDKSSAHHAQNLNLYKCEYYEE comes from the coding sequence ATGGAGTTAGAAACCACAAAATATTTCACCCTAGCCTTTACGCATAAAAGCATGAGTTTAGAAATGCGAGAAAAACTCGCTATCAATTCGCCCGCAACGCTTAAAGAATTTTTACAAACCATCAAAAATCATTGCCCTAATATCAAAGAATGCATGGTCTTATCCACTTGCAATCGCTTTGAAATCTATGCGAGCTTGAAGCACAACGCTCACGCTAATGAACAAAAAAACGCCTTATTAAAAATCCTAGCCCACAATAAAAAAATGAGCGTGTCTGATTTAGAAAAATGCGTTTTAATGAATACCAATGAAAGTGCAGTCCATCATGTCTTTAGCGTGTGCAGCAGTTTGGATAGTCTAGTAGTGGGGGAAACTCAAATCACAGGGCAAATGAAAAACGCCTATAAATTCGCTTTTGAAGAGAAATTTTGCTCCAAAGATTTAACCCGATTGCTCCATTTTGCTTTCAAATGCGCCGCTAAAGTGCGGAATTTAACCGGCATTTCCAAGCAAGGCGTCTCCATCTCTTCAGTGGCGGTCAAAGAAGCGCTGAGTATTTTTGAAAAAGAAAAGATTAAGGATAAAAAAGCCCTTGTGATAGGGCTTGGCGAGATGTCTCAATTGGTCATCAAACACCTTTTGAATAAGCAATTTGAAGTGTTGGTTTTAGGGCGTAATGCGGCTAAATTTGAAGATTTTGTCAAAGAATTAGAAGAGCCTAAAAAAGTGGGCTTTCAAAACATAGAAAATTTAAACGCTCATATCAATGCATACGAATTGCTTTTTTGCGCCACTTCTTCGCCAAACTTTATCGTGCAAAATTCCATGGTAAAAGAAACGATTTTCAGGCGTTTTTGGTTTGATTTAGCCGTGCCACGAAATATTGAAAAGCCAATATTCAATAATATTTTTTTATACAGCGTTGATGATTTAGAGCCTATGGTGAGAGAAAATGTGGAAAACAGGCAAGAGAGCCGGACAAAAGCTTATGAAATTGTAGGGCTTGCTACAATGGAATTTTACCAATGGATCCAAAGTTTAGAAGTAGAGCCTTTGATTAAAGATTTAAGGGAATTAGCTAGGATTTCAGCCCAAAAGGAATTGCAAAAAGCGCTCAAAAAACGCTATGTGCCTAAAGAATATGAAAGCAATATTGAAAAGATCTTGCACAATGCGTTCAACACTTTTTTGCACCATCCTACCATCGCTTTAAAAAAGAACGCCCAAAAAGAAGAATCCGATGTGCTTGTGGGCGCGATTAAAAACTTGTTTAATTTAGACAAATCCAGCGCTCATCATGCTCAAAATTTGAATCTCTATAAATGCGAATATTACGAGGAATAA
- a CDS encoding polyprenyl synthetase family protein produces the protein MQEQQLQAIQNKITSWIKEIESGFIDALFSKIGPSKMLRSKLMLALLDTKTDAMILDQALNLCAIVEMIQTASLLHDDVIDKATMRRKLPSINALFGNFNAVMLGDVFYSKAFFELSKMEDLIAQTLSNAVLRLSRGEIEDVFVGESFNSDKQKYWRILEDKTAHFIEASLKSMAILLNKDAKIYADFGLNFGMAFQIIDDLLDITQDATTLGKPNFSDFKEGKTTLPYLLLYEKLNENEQGLLISYFKQDSDEIIEWTKEKFKQYAIIEETLKIAQVYSNKALEAIKGENNLILEKLAQDVIYRTF, from the coding sequence ATGCAAGAACAACAACTTCAAGCCATTCAAAATAAAATTACTTCTTGGATCAAAGAAATAGAAAGCGGCTTTATAGATGCATTGTTTTCTAAGATTGGCCCTTCAAAGATGCTGCGCTCCAAACTCATGCTCGCTTTATTGGATACAAAAACAGACGCTATGATTTTGGATCAAGCACTCAATTTGTGCGCGATTGTAGAAATGATACAAACCGCTTCTTTATTGCATGATGATGTGATTGATAAGGCGACCATGCGCCGAAAGCTCCCCAGCATTAACGCTCTTTTTGGTAATTTTAACGCTGTGATGCTTGGGGATGTGTTTTATTCTAAAGCCTTTTTTGAATTATCTAAAATGGAGGATTTAATCGCTCAAACCCTCTCTAATGCGGTTTTAAGGCTTTCTAGAGGCGAGATTGAAGATGTGTTTGTGGGGGAAAGTTTTAATAGCGACAAACAAAAATACTGGCGTATTTTAGAAGACAAGACCGCGCATTTTATAGAAGCGAGTTTGAAAAGCATGGCGATTCTTTTGAATAAAGATGCAAAAATTTATGCAGATTTTGGATTGAATTTTGGCATGGCGTTTCAAATCATTGATGATTTATTGGATATTACTCAAGATGCAACAACTCTGGGCAAGCCCAATTTTAGCGATTTTAAAGAAGGCAAGACCACTCTACCCTACTTGCTTTTATACGAAAAACTCAATGAGAATGAGCAAGGGCTTTTAATTTCCTATTTCAAACAAGATAGCGATGAAATCATAGAATGGACTAAGGAAAAATTCAAGCAATATGCTATCATAGAAGAAACCCTTAAGATCGCTCAAGTTTATTCTAACAAAGCCCTTGAAGCCATTAAAGGGGAAAACAATTTGATTTTAGAAAAACTAGCGCAAGATGTCATTTATAGGACTTTTTAA
- a CDS encoding DUF2018 family protein, producing the protein MRDYSELEIFEGNPLDKWNDIVFHASRKLSKKELERLLELLALLETFIEKENLEEKFESFAKALKIDEALQETIEGKKTDFAIQSMANILSGNE; encoded by the coding sequence ATGAGGGATTATAGCGAGCTTGAAATCTTTGAGGGAAACCCCTTAGACAAGTGGAATGACATTGTCTTTCATGCGAGCAGAAAGCTTTCTAAAAAAGAGCTAGAAAGGCTTTTAGAGCTTTTGGCTCTTTTAGAAACTTTTATAGAAAAAGAAAACTTAGAAGAAAAGTTTGAATCTTTTGCTAAAGCGTTGAAAATTGATGAAGCGTTGCAAGAAACAATAGAGGGCAAAAAAACGGACTTTGCGATCCAATCCATGGCGAATATTCTTAGTGGGAATGAATGA
- the dps gene encoding DNA starvation/stationary phase protection protein produces the protein MKTFEILKHLQADAIVLFMKVHNFHWNVKGTDFFNVHKATEEIYEEFADMFDDLAERIAQLGHHPLVTLSEALKLTRVKEETKTSFHSKDIFKEILDDYKHLEKEFKELSNTAEKEGDKVTVTYADDQLAKLQKSIWMLQAHLA, from the coding sequence ATGAAAACATTTGAAATTTTAAAACATTTGCAAGCGGACGCTATCGTATTGTTTATGAAAGTGCATAACTTCCATTGGAATGTCAAAGGCACTGATTTTTTCAATGTGCATAAAGCCACTGAAGAAATTTATGAAGAGTTTGCGGACATGTTTGATGATCTCGCTGAAAGGATCGCTCAATTAGGACACCACCCCTTGGTAACTTTATCTGAAGCACTCAAACTCACTCGTGTTAAAGAAGAAACTAAAACAAGTTTCCATTCTAAAGATATCTTCAAAGAAATTCTAGACGATTACAAACACCTAGAAAAAGAATTTAAAGAGCTCTCTAACACCGCTGAAAAAGAAGGCGATAAAGTCACCGTAACTTACGCTGATGATCAATTAGCCAAGTTGCAAAAATCCATTTGGATGCTGCAAGCCCATTTGGCTTAA
- a CDS encoding sensor histidine kinase encodes MKKSKRLKTSHLKRHKTSFKGLLKKENAILLENFKPKESEELLENFSNKKDMQELLELLNQFILQSYKVEKEFKDYKALYEWVIEILPQAIWVMNENGSFFYKNSLANQSHEVFNKAKLENFNTEIEHENKSYLVQQNSIQGKQIITATDISAQKRQERLASMGKISAHLAHEIRNPVGSISLLASVLLKHANEKTKPIVVELQKALWRVERIIKATLLFSKGIQANRTKQSLKTLESDLKEALNCYTYSKDIDFIFHFSDEEGFFDFDLMGIVLQNFLYNAIDAIEALEESEQGQVKIKAFIQNEFIVFTIIDNGKEVENKSALFEPFETTKLKGNGLGLALSLQVVKAHEGSIALLENQEKTFEIKILNAS; translated from the coding sequence ATGAAAAAATCCAAGCGCTTAAAAACCTCTCATCTAAAACGCCATAAAACTTCTTTCAAGGGGTTATTGAAAAAGGAAAATGCGATCCTTTTAGAAAATTTCAAACCCAAAGAGAGCGAAGAATTGTTAGAAAATTTTTCCAACAAAAAAGACATGCAAGAATTATTGGAGCTTTTAAACCAATTTATTTTGCAAAGCTACAAAGTAGAAAAGGAGTTTAAAGATTATAAAGCGCTTTATGAATGGGTCATAGAGATTTTACCGCAAGCCATTTGGGTGATGAATGAAAACGGGAGCTTTTTTTATAAAAATTCTTTAGCCAACCAAAGCCATGAGGTGTTCAATAAGGCTAAATTAGAAAATTTTAACACTGAAATTGAACATGAAAATAAAAGCTATTTAGTCCAGCAGAACAGCATTCAAGGCAAGCAAATCATCACCGCAACCGATATTAGCGCTCAAAAACGCCAAGAACGGCTCGCTTCTATGGGAAAGATCTCAGCGCATTTAGCCCATGAAATCAGAAACCCTGTCGGCTCTATTTCTCTTTTAGCTTCAGTGTTATTAAAGCATGCAAACGAAAAGACTAAGCCCATTGTTGTGGAATTGCAAAAAGCTTTATGGCGTGTAGAAAGAATCATTAAAGCCACTTTGCTTTTTTCCAAAGGCATTCAAGCCAACCGCACCAAGCAAAGTTTAAAAACGCTAGAGAGCGATCTTAAAGAAGCCCTAAATTGCTATACTTACTCCAAAGACATTGATTTTATTTTTCATTTTAGCGATGAAGAAGGGTTTTTTGACTTTGATTTAATGGGGATTGTGTTACAAAACTTCTTGTATAACGCCATTGATGCGATTGAGGCTTTAGAAGAGAGCGAACAGGGGCAGGTGAAGATTAAAGCGTTCATTCAAAATGAATTTATTGTCTTTACCATTATTGATAACGGCAAGGAAGTGGAAAATAAAAGCGCTTTGTTTGAGCCTTTTGAAACCACCAAATTAAAGGGTAATGGCTTAGGGTTAGCCCTATCTTTGCAAGTCGTTAAAGCCCATGAAGGGAGCATTGCACTATTAGAAAATCAAGAAAAAACCTTTGAAATTAAGATCCTTAACGCTTCTTAA
- a CDS encoding flagellar basal body P-ring protein FlgI, with the protein MKRVFLWLFFVLAFHKLLAEKIGDIASVVGVRDNQLIGYGLVIGLNGTGDKSGSKFTMQSISNMLESVNVKISADDIKSKNVAAVMITASLPPFARQGDKIDIHISSIGDAKSIQGGTLVMTPLNAVDGNIYALAQGSITSGNSNNLLSANIINGATIEREVSYDLFHKNAMVLSLKNPNFKNAIQVQNTLNSVFGKGVAVALDPKTIQITRPERFSMVEFLALVQEIPINYSAKNKIIVDEKSGTIVSGVDIIVHPIVVTSQDITLKITKEPLNNSKNAQDLDSMSLDAAHSTLSSNGKNITIAGVMKALQKIGVSAKGIVSILQALKKSGAISAEMEIL; encoded by the coding sequence TTGAAACGGGTGTTTTTGTGGCTTTTTTTTGTATTAGCCTTCCACAAGCTTTTAGCCGAAAAAATAGGCGATATAGCGAGCGTGGTGGGGGTAAGGGATAACCAGCTGATTGGTTATGGGCTTGTGATTGGCTTAAATGGCACAGGGGATAAATCCGGCTCAAAATTCACCATGCAATCCATTTCTAACATGCTAGAGAGCGTGAATGTCAAAATTTCTGCGGATGATATTAAGTCTAAAAATGTCGCTGCAGTGATGATTACAGCCTCCTTACCTCCTTTTGCAAGACAGGGCGATAAAATTGATATTCACATCTCTTCTATCGGCGATGCGAAATCCATCCAAGGGGGGACTTTAGTGATGACCCCTTTAAATGCGGTAGATGGGAATATTTACGCCCTCGCTCAAGGATCAATCACTTCAGGCAATTCCAACAATTTGCTTTCAGCCAATATCATCAATGGGGCAACTATTGAGAGGGAAGTTTCGTATGACTTGTTCCACAAAAACGCCATGGTTTTAAGCTTGAAAAACCCTAATTTTAAAAACGCTATCCAGGTGCAAAACACTCTAAATAGTGTATTTGGTAAAGGGGTAGCTGTCGCACTAGATCCAAAAACCATTCAAATCACTCGCCCGGAGCGTTTTTCTATGGTGGAGTTTTTAGCTTTAGTGCAAGAAATCCCTATCAATTACAGCGCGAAAAATAAGATCATTGTAGATGAAAAATCAGGCACGATCGTTTCAGGAGTGGATATAATTGTGCATCCGATAGTGGTTACTAGCCAAGACATCACGCTTAAAATCACTAAAGAGCCATTAAATAATTCTAAAAACGCACAAGATTTAGACAGCATGTCTTTAGATGCCGCTCACAGCACGCTGAGTTCTAACGGGAAAAATATCACCATTGCTGGGGTGATGAAAGCCTTACAAAAAATTGGCGTGAGCGCTAAAGGGATAGTTTCAATCTTGCAAGCCCTAAAAAAAAGCGGCGCGATTAGCGCTGAAATGGAGATACTATGA
- a CDS encoding DEAD/DEAH box helicase, with the protein MEFIHDDSQLPIEIDDDTYHKPSFNDLGLKESVLKSVYEAGFTSPSPIQEKAIPAILQGRDVIAQAQTGTGKTAAFALPIINNLKNNHTIEALVITPTRELAMQISDEIFKLGKHTRTKTVCVYGGQSVKKQCEFIKKNPQVMIATPGRLLDHLKNERIHKFVPKVVVLDESDEMLDMGFLDDIEEIFDYLPSEAQILLFSATMPEPIKRLADKILENPIKIHIAPSNITNTDITQRFYVINEHERSEAIMRLLDTQAPEKSIVFTRTKKEADELHQFLISKNYKSTALHGDMDQRDRRASIMAFKKNDADVLVATDVASRGLDISGVSHVFNYHLPLNTESYIHRIGRTGRAGKKGMAITLVTPLEYKELLRMQKEIDSEIELFEIPTINENQIIKTLHDAKVSEGIISLYEQLTEIFEPSQLVLKLLSLQFETSKIGLNQQEIDAIQNPKEKTPKPSHKKTHKPDQSHSFKKDHHKDKHPKTNRYSKKPKRH; encoded by the coding sequence ATGGAATTTATTCATGATGATTCACAACTCCCTATAGAAATTGATGATGACACCTACCATAAGCCTAGTTTCAATGATTTAGGTTTAAAAGAATCGGTTTTAAAATCCGTTTATGAAGCCGGCTTCACTTCCCCAAGCCCCATTCAAGAAAAGGCCATTCCGGCTATTTTACAAGGAAGAGATGTTATCGCGCAAGCCCAAACGGGTACGGGAAAAACCGCCGCTTTCGCTTTGCCTATCATCAATAACCTTAAAAACAACCACACCATAGAAGCATTAGTGATCACGCCCACTAGAGAATTGGCTATGCAAATTAGCGATGAAATCTTTAAATTAGGCAAACACACCAGGACTAAAACCGTGTGCGTGTATGGAGGCCAGAGCGTTAAAAAACAATGCGAATTTATTAAGAAAAACCCTCAAGTGATGATCGCCACGCCAGGAAGATTATTGGATCATTTAAAAAACGAGCGCATCCATAAATTTGTGCCTAAAGTGGTCGTGCTAGATGAAAGCGATGAAATGCTGGATATGGGGTTTTTAGACGATATTGAAGAGATTTTTGACTACCTCCCTAGCGAAGCGCAAATCTTGCTTTTTTCAGCCACGATGCCAGAGCCAATTAAAAGACTAGCGGATAAGATTTTAGAAAACCCCATTAAAATCCATATCGCTCCTTCTAATATCACCAACACTGACATCACCCAACGCTTTTATGTGATCAACGAACATGAAAGATCTGAAGCGATCATGCGCCTTTTAGACACCCAAGCGCCTGAAAAAAGCATTGTTTTCACGCGTACTAAAAAAGAGGCCGATGAATTGCACCAGTTCCTTATTTCTAAAAATTACAAAAGCACCGCCTTGCATGGGGATATGGATCAAAGGGATCGACGCGCTTCTATCATGGCGTTTAAAAAAAATGACGCTGATGTGTTGGTGGCTACGGATGTGGCGAGCCGTGGGCTAGACATTAGCGGTGTAAGCCATGTGTTCAATTACCACTTGCCCCTAAACACTGAAAGCTACATCCATCGCATTGGTAGAACCGGGCGAGCGGGCAAAAAAGGCATGGCGATCACGCTAGTTACGCCTTTAGAATACAAAGAGCTTTTACGCATGCAAAAAGAAATTGATTCAGAGATTGAGCTTTTTGAAATCCCCACCATTAACGAAAATCAAATCATCAAAACCTTGCATGACGCTAAAGTGTCTGAAGGGATCATTAGCCTTTATGAACAGCTCACCGAAATTTTTGAACCCTCTCAATTGGTGTTAAAACTTTTGAGCTTGCAATTTGAAACCAGCAAAATTGGCTTGAACCAGCAAGAGATTGATGCGATTCAAAACCCTAAAGAAAAAACGCCAAAACCCTCTCACAAAAAAACGCACAAGCCTGATCAGTCGCACTCTTTCAAAAAAGACCACCACAAAGACAAGCACCCTAAAACGAATCGTTATTCCAAAAAACCCAAACGCCATTAA
- a CDS encoding prohibitin family protein, which yields MPIDLNEHLKKKNSQRPPDNPTPNGSNNGGRFTPPSNSFNSKKISVLVVVVLLGVIAFLAKPFEVISSGEIGIKITAGKYEPTPLQPGIHFFVPIIQDILIVDTRIRNINFSRTEDMGVAGKNQGIFRNDAINVMDSRGLTVSIELTVQYRLNPQTTPQTIATYGLSWEQKIINPVVRDVVRSVVGRYPAEDLPIKRNEIAALINSGINKEVSKLPNTPVELSSIQLREIVLPAKIKEQIEKVQIARQESERVKYEVERSKQEAQKQAALAKGEADANRIKAQGVADAIVIEAKAKSQANLSISQSLSDKLLRLRQIEVQGQFNEALKTNNNAQIMLTPGGAVPNIWIDTKSKVKSSIAESKEP from the coding sequence ATGCCCATTGATTTGAACGAACATTTAAAAAAGAAAAATTCTCAAAGACCCCCAGATAACCCCACGCCTAACGGATCTAATAATGGGGGGCGTTTCACTCCGCCGTCTAATTCTTTTAATTCTAAAAAAATATCGGTTTTAGTTGTTGTTGTCCTTTTGGGCGTTATCGCTTTTTTGGCCAAGCCTTTTGAAGTGATTAGCTCAGGAGAAATTGGCATTAAAATCACCGCTGGGAAATACGAACCCACCCCCTTACAGCCGGGAATCCACTTTTTTGTGCCTATCATTCAAGACATTCTCATTGTGGATACCAGGATTAGGAATATCAATTTTTCACGCACCGAAGACATGGGCGTGGCCGGTAAAAACCAAGGGATTTTTAGGAACGACGCTATTAATGTGATGGATAGTAGGGGTTTGACCGTTTCTATTGAACTCACCGTCCAATACCGCCTAAACCCCCAAACCACCCCCCAAACGATCGCTACTTATGGCTTGTCTTGGGAGCAAAAAATCATCAATCCCGTGGTGCGCGATGTGGTGCGCTCTGTCGTGGGGCGCTATCCGGCTGAAGATTTACCCATTAAGCGCAACGAGATCGCCGCTCTTATCAATAGCGGTATCAATAAAGAAGTCTCTAAACTCCCTAACACCCCTGTGGAATTAAGCTCTATCCAATTGAGGGAAATCGTTTTGCCCGCTAAGATTAAAGAGCAAATTGAAAAAGTCCAAATCGCGCGCCAAGAATCAGAGAGGGTGAAATACGAGGTGGAACGCTCCAAGCAAGAAGCCCAAAAACAAGCCGCTTTAGCTAAAGGGGAGGCGGACGCTAACAGGATTAAGGCTCAGGGCGTAGCGGATGCGATCGTGATTGAAGCTAAGGCAAAATCTCAAGCCAATTTAAGCATTTCACAGAGTTTGAGCGACAAGCTTTTGAGATTGCGTCAGATTGAAGTTCAAGGCCAGTTTAATGAAGCGTTAAAAACGAACAATAACGCCCAGATCATGCTCACTCCAGGTGGGGCTGTGCCTAATATTTGGATTGACACTAAAAGTAAGGTTAAATCTAGTATCGCCGAGAGTAAAGAGCCTTAA
- a CDS encoding DUF2393 family protein, whose translation MASLAFVQAFLESFKGFLSQATLISVLIASVLILFCAILLLLALLLRNRLASYIAAATFLSTFLSMPFVLKFLLTQAIYPIETRILHANPLNYSNAFSLQVEVKNISKFSLNKCFLRLEVLKNPHNFVEERAFKLFVKKSYEKTFKEKILPKESKVFSFFIDNYPYSKTASYQVSSFCL comes from the coding sequence ATGGCGTCTCTTGCCTTTGTCCAAGCTTTTTTGGAATCTTTTAAGGGTTTTTTAAGCCAAGCGACTCTAATTAGCGTTTTAATAGCGAGCGTTTTAATCCTTTTTTGCGCGATTTTGCTCCTTTTGGCTTTGCTTTTGAGAAACCGCTTAGCTAGTTATATAGCGGCAGCAACTTTTTTAAGCACGTTTTTAAGCATGCCTTTTGTCTTAAAATTCTTACTCACTCAAGCGATTTACCCCATAGAAACACGCATCTTGCACGCTAACCCTTTAAATTACAGCAACGCTTTTTCCTTGCAAGTAGAAGTCAAAAACATTTCCAAATTCAGTTTAAACAAATGCTTTTTACGCCTAGAAGTTCTTAAAAACCCTCATAATTTTGTTGAAGAGCGGGCTTTTAAACTCTTTGTCAAAAAAAGCTATGAAAAAACTTTTAAAGAGAAGATTTTACCCAAAGAATCCAAGGTGTTTTCATTCTTTATTGACAATTACCCTTATTCAAAAACAGCCTCTTATCAAGTTTCTTCGTTTTGTTTATAA